One Narcine bancroftii isolate sNarBan1 chromosome 3, sNarBan1.hap1, whole genome shotgun sequence DNA window includes the following coding sequences:
- the LOC138758560 gene encoding uncharacterized protein, with the protein MFKPEDLSEVAVSRSPQSETHQEAGPCKCQRRLVLVMLASGLLLFITVAGLLCAFFFFVYPKITEARIVREKYAAHLLAEHDVNRTIKWFNIAGLGSSYVGSGFRFENQELHSTKDGMYYVYAKLKVICSIVNKCNNSSTVKLELMRCTESTECARILNMEVKMPQDAESAFDQSSTLIYLGAKSWLRAKIDHPAHDSIILDYEHVYFGAFLIGS; encoded by the exons ATGTTTAAGCCGGAGGATTTGAGCGAAGTGGCCGTGAGCCGGAGCCCGCAGTCGGAGACGCACCAAGAAGCTGGTCCATGCAAGTGTCAGCGCCGCCTTGTCTTGGTCATGTTGGCCTCCGGGCTCCTGCTCTTCATTACTGTCGCCGGACTTCTCTGCGCCTTTTTCTTCTTCGTTTACCCCAAGATAACAGAGGCCAGAATCGTTCGAGAAAAA TATGCAGCACATCTCTTAGCGGAGCATG ATGTCAACCGAACCATAAAATGGTTCAATATCGCTGGGTTGGGAAGCAGCTATGTCGGGTCTGGCTTCCGCTTCGAAAACCAGGAGCTGCACAGCACCAAGGATGGAATGTACTATGTCTATGCCAAGCTTAAAGTAATATGCTCTATTGTGAACAAATGCAACAACAGTTCGACTGTCAAGTTAGAGCTCATGCGGTGCACAGAAAGCACTGAATGTGCCCGCATACTGAATATGGAAGTGAAGATGCCACAGGATGCAGAGAGTGCATTCGACCAGTCCAGCACACTCATCTACCTAGGAGCCAAGAGCTGGCTTCGAGCCAAGATCGACCACCCGGCGCACGATTCCATCATATTGGATTATGAACACGTATATTTTGGAGCATTCCTGATAGGAAGCTAG